One Candidatus Binataceae bacterium DNA window includes the following coding sequences:
- a CDS encoding alpha/beta hydrolase domain-containing protein, protein MPFPWEVAGSSHGPQGMTELMEHKTKRDGVFVNQFGEARPSVVMWSPAADAAIAHLNRWIEGGVPPARQPLIAVSGNPPAIDRDEHGIAKGGVRLPDVQVPTGCNTGYNAGAGLEALVGSTQPFPPAKLKKLYPSHDAYVAKVAAAARAAREAGVILAHAESDYVERAKASTILE, encoded by the coding sequence ATTCCGTTTCCCTGGGAAGTTGCCGGTTCCTCGCATGGCCCCCAGGGGATGACTGAACTCATGGAGCACAAGACCAAGCGCGATGGCGTCTTTGTCAATCAGTTCGGCGAGGCCCGACCCAGCGTCGTGATGTGGAGCCCTGCGGCCGACGCGGCAATCGCTCACCTCAACCGCTGGATAGAAGGTGGCGTACCACCAGCCAGACAACCGCTGATCGCAGTGTCCGGAAATCCGCCTGCAATCGATCGTGACGAACACGGCATTGCCAAGGGCGGTGTGCGCCTGCCGGATGTCCAGGTGCCGACGGGCTGCAATACCGGATACAACGCGGGGGCGGGCCTGGAAGCACTGGTGGGATCCACCCAGCCATTCCCTCCCGCTAAGCTCAAAAAGCTCTATCCGAGCCATGATGCCTATGTGGCGAAAGTCGCGGCTGCCGCGAGGGCGGCGCGCGAAGCCGGCGTCATCCTAGCCCACGCGGAGAGCGACTACGTTGAAAGGGCGAAAGCTTCCACGATCCTGGAGTAG
- a CDS encoding alpha/beta hydrolase domain-containing protein, which produces MRSQLGAPPVWDAQPYGSLSHPGDSYSYDIFTQAGRAVGPDRNLAVDPMGGLKVGNLIATGASQSGARIVAYINGISPKERVFDAFLPLIIGGMASGFDDTVLYPNKIFAMPPGELAKLMRPFTKFATT; this is translated from the coding sequence CTGCGCAGCCAGCTTGGTGCGCCGCCGGTCTGGGACGCCCAACCGTATGGCTCCCTGTCCCATCCAGGTGACTCATATTCGTACGATATCTTCACCCAGGCGGGACGCGCCGTGGGACCAGATCGCAACCTCGCCGTCGATCCCATGGGCGGTCTGAAGGTGGGCAACCTGATAGCCACCGGTGCCTCCCAATCGGGTGCGCGCATCGTCGCTTATATAAATGGGATTTCACCGAAGGAGCGTGTGTTTGACGCCTTCCTGCCGCTCATCATCGGTGGAATGGCTTCGGGTTTCGACGACACCGTACTCTATCCAAATAAGATCTTTGCCATGCCTCCCGGAGAGCTCGCCAAGTTGATGCGACCCTTCACCAAGTTCGCGACGACCTAA
- a CDS encoding NAD(P)-binding protein, with translation MGKTEQIPDPGMEFDANALREKYRQERDKRLRPDGSAQYIETTGQFARYFEVDPYIEPGFTREPLTDEIEVAIIGCGFCGLLAGARLHEAGIEGVRVIEAGGDFGGTWYWNRYPGCQCDVESQARDRLVQRRFDEFA, from the coding sequence ATGGGAAAGACCGAGCAGATTCCCGATCCCGGAATGGAATTCGATGCTAACGCTCTGCGCGAAAAGTACCGGCAGGAGCGCGACAAGCGCTTGCGTCCAGACGGCAGTGCGCAATACATCGAGACGACCGGGCAATTTGCGCGCTACTTCGAGGTGGATCCTTATATCGAGCCCGGATTCACCCGTGAGCCGCTTACCGACGAAATCGAAGTGGCGATCATCGGTTGCGGTTTCTGCGGTCTACTGGCTGGTGCGCGACTGCACGAAGCAGGTATCGAGGGCGTCCGTGTCATCGAAGCCGGGGGCGACTTCGGGGGCACCTGGTACTGGAACCGCTACCCAGGCTGCCAATGCGACGTCGAATCCCAGGCCCGCGATCGTCTGGTCCAGCGCCGCTTCGACGAGTTCGCGTAA
- a CDS encoding VOC family protein yields MKIELNHTIVPAHDKEQSARFYEKIFGLKYEGPLGHFAPIRIPSQSLSLDFDNRKSFQPHHYAFKVGEPEFDEIFNRVKAEGLTYGSGPFTPEDMKINNWNGGRGVYFRDPNGHLLELLTRDYNAETMRG; encoded by the coding sequence GTGAAAATCGAATTGAATCACACGATCGTGCCTGCGCATGATAAGGAACAGTCCGCGCGGTTTTATGAAAAAATTTTCGGACTCAAATACGAAGGGCCACTCGGACATTTCGCCCCGATTCGCATCCCGAGTCAGTCACTGAGCCTAGATTTCGACAATCGCAAGTCGTTCCAGCCGCACCACTATGCTTTCAAAGTCGGGGAGCCGGAATTCGATGAGATTTTCAATCGTGTGAAGGCGGAGGGGCTGACCTATGGCAGCGGGCCTTTCACCCCCGAAGACATGAAAATCAACAACTGGAACGGTGGGCGCGGCGTTTATTTCCGCGATCCTAACGGGCATCTCTTGGAACTGCTCACAAGAGATTACAACGCCGAAACTATGCGCGGATAG